The genomic region GCATCCTGGAGGAGCTGCCGGTGAAGACCGGCGACGTGTTCCGCGAGGAGACGTGGTCGGCCACCAAGGACGTGGTGCTCCAGCGGCTCAAGAACCTGGGGTACGCGGAGGCGGAGGTCGGCGGCGAGGTGCGCGTGGACGTGGCCACACAGAAGGCCGTGGTGGACCTGCAGATCGCGCCGGGCCTGCGCTACCGCTTCGGCAACATCTTCATCGCCACGGACGCGAACCCGCAGGTGCCGCCCCGCCGCATCATCGAGCAGGCGCAGGGTGCCGTAGTCAAGGGCGCCTACTTCAGCGAAGCGGCGCTGGCGGAGGCGCAGGCACGCGTCTTCCGCATGGGCGTCTTCGGCGCGGTGAAGGTGAACCGGGGCGCGCCGGACCGGCAGAACGCCACGGTGCCGGTGGTGGTGGACGTGCGCGAGTCGCCCTTCCACTCGCTGCGGCTGGGCGGCGGTATCGGCGTGGACGCCGCGCGGCAGGAAGGCCGCGTGCTGGGCGAGTGGTCCAACCGCAACTTCCGCGGAGGCCTGCGGCGGCTCACGCTGCGCGGACGCCTGGGCTACGCGTTCATCCCCAACGTGCTGGCGAGCCTGCGCAACGACGAAGGCTCCGCCGAGGCCCCCATCTTCAGCTTCACCACGGAGTTCGAGCAGCCGCGCTTCCTCTTCCGCGACCTGGCCCTGCAGGCCTCCGTCACCGCGGAGAAGGGCCTCCAGCAGGCCTATTCGTTCTACGGCGGCTACCTCAAGACGGGCGTCATCTGGACGCCCCACCCGTCCTTCTCCGTCTTCCCCTCATACAACCTGCAGCTCTACCGGCTGACGGGGCAGGTGAGCCTGGACGAGAGCGTCCCGCCCATCATCCTGGGCTGCCCGAATACGGCGGGGCGGTGCGACCAGGCGCTGAGCTTCCTGGAGATTGCGTTCGCCTGGGACCGGCGAGACGACCGCACCGAGCCGCGCGACGGCTACTACGTGGGCTTCTCCATCCAGAAGGGCGGCGGCCCCTTCTTCGGGCAGTACCAGTACGTCCGGCTGCTGCCGGACCTGCGCTACTACCACTCCCTGGGCGACAAGAAGGACCTGACGCTCGCGGTGAAGCTGCGCGCGGGCACGCTGGACCCGGCGGGCGGCGGCCAGAGCTCCATCGTCACCCGCTTCTTCTCCGGCGGCGCCACCGCGATGCGCGGCTTCAACGGCCAGCGGCTGTCCCCCATGACGCCGCTCGCGCCCACCTACAAGAAGGACGACGACGGCAACGTCCTGCTGGACGCGAACGGCAACCCCATCCTGGATTCCTGGGACACCGTCCCCGTGGGCGGCAACAGCCTCTTCGAGAGCTCCGTGGAGCTGCGCTACCTGCTCACGGACAGCCTGATGCTCGCCATCTTCTATGACTCCGGCCTCGTGGGCACGGAGGCGCTGTTCGGCAAGAACGCCCCCAAGCTGTTCGGTCCCGAGCACTACCACGCGCTGGGCGCCGGCCTGCGCTACCTCACGGTGGTGGGCCCCATCCGACTGGACATCGCCAGGCGCTTGAACATCGGGCGGGGATTGCCCGTCAGCGATCCCGGATACATCTATCCGTCCTCTGGTGGATGCCTGGGCTTCGGACGCAAGTTCGACAAGACCTCGACGTCCGCTGAAGCAGCGTACGCGGGTGCCCCGGAAGGGCTGTGCGCGGTCCATATCTCCATCGGAGAGGCGTTTTGAGCGAACCCACGAACCCCGCCCCCTCCGCCCCGCCCCACCGGCGCAAGCGCTGGGGACGGCGGCTCTTGTGGGGCCTGCTTGGCTTCCTGGGACTCATCGTCCTGCTGGTGGTGGGCGCGCTCGTGTACGCCACCAGTCCCGGCGGGTCCGCCCGCATCGCCCGCTTCGGCGTGGACCTGGCGAACAAGCAGTTCGCCGGCCGGCTGGAGCTGGGCGGGTTCGACCTGGACTTCAACGGCGCGGTCCTCACCGGCATCAAGCTCTACACGCCGGAAGGTGACCTGGCGGCGGAGATCGCCCGCGTGGAGGCGCGGCTGAACCTGTCTCCATTGCTGGGCCAGAAGGTGGACCTGACCAAGGTCCGCATCGAGACGCCCCGCCTGTACCTGGTGCAGGACGAGCGCGGCCTCAACGTGATGCGCGCGCTGGAGCCCCGGGAGCCCAAGCCCGAGGAGCCTCCCACTGAGAGCAAGAGCGCCCTGCGCATCCACCTCAAGGACTTCGAGCTGAGCCACGGCTACGTGGACTTCCAGCAGGAGCTGCCGGACGGCGGCGAGCGACAGGTGCGCCTGGAGGAGCTCGGCGCGAAGGGTGAAGGCCACTACGCGCTGGCGGACATGGACTTCGCCGCGGACCTGCAGGCCACGGGCGGCCTCACGCGTCCGCTCACCGGTCCGGTGCGACTGGTGCTCAAGGGCCAGGGCAAAGACGTGGTGCGCCAGGTGGACGCGCAGCTGGGGCTCGCGGGCATCGAGGCGGACCTGGGCGCGAAGCAGACCGGTGAGACGGCCGCGGCCGTGGAGCTGCGCCGGCTGGCCGTTCCTCCCGAGCCGGTGAAGGCCTTCGTGCCCGCGTATCCGCTGGTGGTGCCCATTGAAGCGAAGGGCACCGCGTCCATGGACGGCGACCTCGCGAAGGCCCAGCTGGGCGCGTCCGCGGGCAAGGCCACGCTGGACCTCACGGGCGACGTGAACCTCAAGACGTTCCGCACCTCGGAGACCACCGTGAAGGCGCGCGGGGTCAACCTGGCGGAGCTGATGGAGAACGGCATCCCCACCAACATCGCCGCGGACCTCATCGCGCACGGCGGTGGCGACAGCGTGGAGACGCTGGACGGCGACGTGCTCCTCACGGTGACCCCGTCCGAGTTCCGGGGCCAGTCGGTGGGCCCCATCGAGATGAAGGCCAGCGCCAAGGACGGCCGCTACAACGTGGCCAACCTGCGCGTGATGATGCCGGGCGCGGCGTTCGTCGCGTCTGGCGAAGGCACCTCGAAGGCGCTGGAGGCTCGCGGCAGCCTGTCCGCGGGCAACCTGAAGCTCCTGTCTCAGGCGCTCGACAAGCTGCTGCCCGGCGGCACCGTGCCGCCCATGTCCGGCAGCGGTTCGCTGGAGCTCCAGGTGAAGGGGCCGCCGCGCTCGCCGGGGGTGAAGGCGGACGGCAACTTCGTGGCGCTGAACTACGGCGACATCGCCATCCAGGACCTGTCGCTGAAGGCGAGCGTGCCGGACGTCACCCGTCCGCTCACCACCGACGCCACCGTCTTGGTGAGCGAGCTGAAGACCGGGGGCAAGACGTTCCGCGACCTGTCGCTGGCGCTCACCACCGGCGAGAACCGCGAGCTGAAGGCCAGCGTGCGCGTGGACGGCGACGCGAAGCTCGCGCTGGGCGTGGAGGGCACGGTGGACGAGGACAACGAGGGGCTGGCCATGCGCGCCTTCTCGCTGTCCTGGCCGGAGGCCACCTGGACGCTCCAGCAGCCCACGCACCTGGCCTTCGGTGGCGGGCGCATCGCGCTGGCACCGCCGCTGGCGCTCGCGTCGGGGCCGCAGACCTTGAAGATCGCCGCGGTGAAGGATGGCGAGCGCGTGGACGCGCGCATCGACCTGGGCGCCTTCGACTTGTCGAAGCTGCCGCGCATCGCGGTGCCGGAGGACCTGGGCCTGGGCGGCACGCTGTCCGGCCATGTCGCGGCGAAGGGCCGGATGGCGCGGCCGGACGCGGACGTGGACCTCACGCTGACGGACGGCAAGGCGCGCGGCTACGAGGGCCTGGGGCTCCAGGTGAAGGCGCAATACGTGAAGGACCGCGCCACCGGCACGCTGGGCGCGGAGCTGAACGCGGCGCGCGTGTCCTCGAAGTTCGACGTGCCCGTGCAGGGCGTGCTGCGCCGGCGCAACGAGCCGCTGTCCCTGACGGTGAACCTGGAGAAGCTGGACGTCGCGGAGGTGCTGAAGCTGGCGAACCAGCCGCCCGGCCCTTCCGGTCAGGTCACCGGCACGCTGGTGGTGGACGGCTCCGCGAAGGACCCTCGCCTGGACCTGAAGGTGGTGGGCGCGGACCTGCGCTACCCCGGCCGGCCGGAGGCCCTCTTCGCGAAGGCGCTGGGCTTCGAACTGCACGCGAACTCCGACGCGAACGACGCCACGCTGAGCGCGCGGATGGACGTGAAGGGCGTGGCGCCGCGGGCCTACGTCCTGGTGAAGACGCCCTTCACGCTGGGCGGCGTCATCGCGAACCCGCCCACGCCCGCGCAGGCGCTGGAGGCGCCGCTGCACCTGGAGGCGCTGGTGGCGGAGCTGCCCTTGACGCTGCTCCAAGGCGCGGAGGGCGTGGACAAGCCGGGCGGCACGGTGACGCTGAAGGCGGACGTGAACGGTTCCGCGCTCGCGCCGCAGGGCCGCGTGGAGATGCAGGCCAAGGGCGTCACCGCCAACGGCCTGCCGCCCCTCAACGGCACCGCGCTGGCGCTGGCGGGCACCGAGGACGTGAAGCTGACGCTGGACGTGCAGCGCCCCAACGGGCCGCTGGCCACGCTGGAGGCGCGCGTGCTGGCGCCGCTGGCCGCGCTCCAGGACCGCGAGGTGGTCAGCCGCGTGCCTTTCCGGATGAAGGGCCGCGTGGGGCCCGTGCCCCTGAGTGAGATTCCCGGCATGGCGGTGGCGCCGGCGCAGGGCAACCGCGGGCCGCAGGGCGTGCTGTCCATGGAGCTTTTGGCGCGCGGCACGCCGGAGGCTCCGGAGCTGGAGCTGAACGCGGGCATGCAGGGCCTGGGCGTCGCGCAGACGGCGCTGGGCCAGGCGCGGCTGCACTACTCCTACTCCCAGGCGAAGTCCCTCTTCGACGCGATGCTCACCGCGCCCGGCGGCGGATCGCTGCTGATGGGCGGCACCATGGACCTGGACCTGTCGCTGCCCGCGTTCCAGTCCGCGCAGGGGCCCGCGAAGAAGGCGGAGCGGGCGCCGGTGGAGGTGTCGCTGCGCGCGCGCCGCTTCGACCCGACGTTCCTCTCCGGCATCTCCCCGTATGTGCGCTCGCTGGGCGGCATCATGCAGGCGGACGCGAACCTGGGCGGCACCGTGGGCGCGCCGACCTTCAAGGGCGACCTGCAGTGGAAGGACGGCCGGCTGGGGCTGCAGGGCTTCGGCGAGTACCACGACATCCAGCTCGCGCTGAACGCGTCGCAGGAGCGCATCGACCTCAAGAAGCTCACCGCGAAGTCCGGCAACGGCACGCTGGAGCTGACGGCCACCGCGAACCGCCAGGGCAAGAGCGGCGAGTTCGTGCTGGAGGGCAAGGGCCACACCAAGAACCTGCCCATCGTGGTGGAGGACCAGCTCATGGCCCTCGTGACGCTGAACCTGTCCATGAAGGGCAGCCTCACCGAGCGGCTGGTGAACATCAGCGACCTGTCCATCCCGGAGGCGCACGTCGAGCTGCCGGAGGCCAAGCGCAAGGACCTGCAACCCCTGGAGCGCCCCGTGGACGTGGTGATGGTCCGCAACGGCGTGCCGGTGGACAAGCGCAAGAAGAAGGAGAAGGCACCCACGCAGGTGGCCACGTCGCCGAAGGCGGAAAATCCGCGCAACGCGCCGGACTCGCCCGGCATGCCCGGCAACCCGGAGTCGACGCTGGGCAGCGGCGGCGCGGGCGGCCCCACGTCGCAGGCGGAAGAGGAGACCCTGGCGGAGGATGGCGAGGACGAGGGCCCCCCGCAGCGGCAGTTCTGGGTGAACATCAACGCGCCTCGCAACCTGTGGGTGCGCGGCACGGACCTCAACGTCCAGCTGGGCCTGTCCGAGGGCTTCCGCGTCGAGTACGCCAACGAGGCGCGCATGTTCGGCGAGGTGATGGTGCTGCTGGGCCGCGTGGACGTGCTGGGCCGCCGCTTCGACGTGCAGCGCGACAGCCAGGTGCGCTTCACCGGCCCCGTGATGATGCCGTACATCAACGTCACCGCCGAGCACCGCAACGACAACGCGAACGTCACCGTCTTCGTCACCGTGCGCGGCCAGGGCAAGGAAGTGACGCTGAAGACGACGAGCGACCCGGCCCTGCCGGAGTCGGAAATCTACACGCTGCTCGCCACCGGCCGCCGCACGCTGGAGCGCGGCTCCGGTGCGTCCATGAACGCGGGCGCGCAGGCCGCTTCCGTGGTGGGCTCGTTCGTCGCCAACGAGGCGCGCAAGGCCATTGCCGCGAAGCTGCCCCTGGATGTGCTCTCCATCGAAGCGGGTGACAGCGGCATCGCCGGCACCAAGCTGGAAGTGGGCACGTACGTGACGGACAAAATCTACGTGGGCTACACCGGCCGCGTGGGCGCCAACCTCCAGAAGGGCGAGAACGCCAACGCCGTGCGCTTCCAGTACCTCTTCAGCCCGCGCTGGAGCCTGGAAGGCATGTACGGCGACGCGCGCTCCGGCGGCCTGGACCTCATCTGGACCAAGGAATACTGACCGCCCGGACGCAAGTGCGTCCCGTCCGGGCGGCGGTGTGCCGCCCTACAGCGAGTACGCCGCGTAGCACGTGCCCACGGGCCCCACGCCCGTGCTGCCCGCGCCCGGCGCGTCCCGCCACGTCCCCTCCGCTCCGCACTGCTGCCAGAGGGTGCTGCTCACCTGCACGCAGGTGCGCAGGGGCACGCTCCGGCCCAGGCGCGTGGAGGCGCAGTACGGGAAGGACACGTTGCAGTTGGACGGCTTCGCGGTGGTGCCGCCAATGAAGACGCCCTGCGAGCACTGGCGCCACAGCGCGTCCGACGAGCTCTGCACGCACGAGCCCTCCGGCACCGTGGCGTCCACCGTGCCGGAGAAGCAGCCCTCCGCGGAGGTGAGCGTCCACGCGTACGCCGTCTTGTAGCGGTTGTAGATGGACGCCATCAGCGACGAGCCGCCCACCGTGGTGCGGCCGCACTGGATGGCGTACGCGCCCACCCAGGGCGTGTACGTGTAGAGCGCCGCGGTGGCGTGGTTCACCGGCTTCACCGAGCACGGGTCCGACGTGGACTTCGTCACGCCCGTCTTCCAGCCGGAGATGGTGGCCCGGCCCGCCTCCAGGTCGGTGAGGTAGCCGCGCATCTTCTTCGCACCGCACTCCACCTGCTTGCCGAAGCCCACGTATTGCGCGTCACAGCCGCTGCCGTCCGGACAGCCACAGCCCGTGGCCTTGCTCAGGTTGGTGGACGTGCCGCTCTGGATGAGGCTGGACTCGCCCTGGATGCGCGCCAGCATGTAGAGCGGGCTGATGTTGCTCGCGCGTGAGCGCTCCACGATGAGCGTCGCCGCCGTCTTGCCGTAGGCAGGGTCCGTGTAGCCCGCCAGGTACGAGCCCTGCTGCTGGAGGAACGCCTGCACCTGCGCCGGCGTGATGCCCGCCCCACCCGTGACGTCCGAGTCCTCCAACAGGCGGTGCATGTCGTACTTCGTCGTCGCCTCCTGGAGCACCTGCCCGGTCAGCTCGTCGATGACCGGCTCGGGGGTTTCCTCCAGGGGACCGCAGCCGGCCGCCAGCAGCGCGGGGACCAGCAGCACGCACAAACGGAGCTTCATCACGCACACCTCGGGGGGTAGGCCGGCTGTGGGCCGGTGGGGCGAGCGTGACTCAAGACTTCCAGGCAAGGCTAGGAAAAGCTCCCAGCGGTGAGGGGCATGAGAGGACGGGGGCGGAGTAGAGTTCTGGACATCATGCGGACCCCTGCCCTGTTTCGTCGGAAGTGTTGGCCGTTCCTCGCAGCGGGCCTGCTGGCCGTGGCGGGCTGTTCGGATTCGAGTGAGCCGGGGGGTGAGCCCGGGCCGGGCACGGATGGGCCCGGGGTGACGCCGGGCGACGGCTCGGAGTGTCTGGGCGCGAAGTTCCTCACCACGCTG from Corallococcus exiguus harbors:
- a CDS encoding BamA/OMP85 family outer membrane protein, with product MADVRLLRFRSAVPLALTVLLTACATTSNQPTGPKVKSLDIEGTKKVDDGDIKDRILTSSTPWYAFWPFGKAHYFDTNAWQADLRRIERFYQAEGFYQAQVESNEVIPDGDKAVRLKVVVNEGAPTVIDRIETHGLESLGQGKDQPSQRERERILEELPVKTGDVFREETWSATKDVVLQRLKNLGYAEAEVGGEVRVDVATQKAVVDLQIAPGLRYRFGNIFIATDANPQVPPRRIIEQAQGAVVKGAYFSEAALAEAQARVFRMGVFGAVKVNRGAPDRQNATVPVVVDVRESPFHSLRLGGGIGVDAARQEGRVLGEWSNRNFRGGLRRLTLRGRLGYAFIPNVLASLRNDEGSAEAPIFSFTTEFEQPRFLFRDLALQASVTAEKGLQQAYSFYGGYLKTGVIWTPHPSFSVFPSYNLQLYRLTGQVSLDESVPPIILGCPNTAGRCDQALSFLEIAFAWDRRDDRTEPRDGYYVGFSIQKGGGPFFGQYQYVRLLPDLRYYHSLGDKKDLTLAVKLRAGTLDPAGGGQSSIVTRFFSGGATAMRGFNGQRLSPMTPLAPTYKKDDDGNVLLDANGNPILDSWDTVPVGGNSLFESSVELRYLLTDSLMLAIFYDSGLVGTEALFGKNAPKLFGPEHYHALGAGLRYLTVVGPIRLDIARRLNIGRGLPVSDPGYIYPSSGGCLGFGRKFDKTSTSAEAAYAGAPEGLCAVHISIGEAF
- a CDS encoding translocation/assembly module TamB, with product MSEPTNPAPSAPPHRRKRWGRRLLWGLLGFLGLIVLLVVGALVYATSPGGSARIARFGVDLANKQFAGRLELGGFDLDFNGAVLTGIKLYTPEGDLAAEIARVEARLNLSPLLGQKVDLTKVRIETPRLYLVQDERGLNVMRALEPREPKPEEPPTESKSALRIHLKDFELSHGYVDFQQELPDGGERQVRLEELGAKGEGHYALADMDFAADLQATGGLTRPLTGPVRLVLKGQGKDVVRQVDAQLGLAGIEADLGAKQTGETAAAVELRRLAVPPEPVKAFVPAYPLVVPIEAKGTASMDGDLAKAQLGASAGKATLDLTGDVNLKTFRTSETTVKARGVNLAELMENGIPTNIAADLIAHGGGDSVETLDGDVLLTVTPSEFRGQSVGPIEMKASAKDGRYNVANLRVMMPGAAFVASGEGTSKALEARGSLSAGNLKLLSQALDKLLPGGTVPPMSGSGSLELQVKGPPRSPGVKADGNFVALNYGDIAIQDLSLKASVPDVTRPLTTDATVLVSELKTGGKTFRDLSLALTTGENRELKASVRVDGDAKLALGVEGTVDEDNEGLAMRAFSLSWPEATWTLQQPTHLAFGGGRIALAPPLALASGPQTLKIAAVKDGERVDARIDLGAFDLSKLPRIAVPEDLGLGGTLSGHVAAKGRMARPDADVDLTLTDGKARGYEGLGLQVKAQYVKDRATGTLGAELNAARVSSKFDVPVQGVLRRRNEPLSLTVNLEKLDVAEVLKLANQPPGPSGQVTGTLVVDGSAKDPRLDLKVVGADLRYPGRPEALFAKALGFELHANSDANDATLSARMDVKGVAPRAYVLVKTPFTLGGVIANPPTPAQALEAPLHLEALVAELPLTLLQGAEGVDKPGGTVTLKADVNGSALAPQGRVEMQAKGVTANGLPPLNGTALALAGTEDVKLTLDVQRPNGPLATLEARVLAPLAALQDREVVSRVPFRMKGRVGPVPLSEIPGMAVAPAQGNRGPQGVLSMELLARGTPEAPELELNAGMQGLGVAQTALGQARLHYSYSQAKSLFDAMLTAPGGGSLLMGGTMDLDLSLPAFQSAQGPAKKAERAPVEVSLRARRFDPTFLSGISPYVRSLGGIMQADANLGGTVGAPTFKGDLQWKDGRLGLQGFGEYHDIQLALNASQERIDLKKLTAKSGNGTLELTATANRQGKSGEFVLEGKGHTKNLPIVVEDQLMALVTLNLSMKGSLTERLVNISDLSIPEAHVELPEAKRKDLQPLERPVDVVMVRNGVPVDKRKKKEKAPTQVATSPKAENPRNAPDSPGMPGNPESTLGSGGAGGPTSQAEEETLAEDGEDEGPPQRQFWVNINAPRNLWVRGTDLNVQLGLSEGFRVEYANEARMFGEVMVLLGRVDVLGRRFDVQRDSQVRFTGPVMMPYINVTAEHRNDNANVTVFVTVRGQGKEVTLKTTSDPALPESEIYTLLATGRRTLERGSGASMNAGAQAASVVGSFVANEARKAIAAKLPLDVLSIEAGDSGIAGTKLEVGTYVTDKIYVGYTGRVGANLQKGENANAVRFQYLFSPRWSLEGMYGDARSGGLDLIWTKEY